The genomic region TTTCTCAGCTCCGGGCCTGCAGTACGCTCTTTTACCTGAAGGGGGCGATGAAGTGCCAGAACAGCAGACCTCCACAGTAAAACCACAGCCAGACTCggacaaaaagaagaagaaaaagaaggtgaCCATGTCACTGTTGATGTCAGGCTAGATTTAGCTCCacttcacttttctttcttgaTGAGTAATTCATTTTTCCTGCCAGCTGCATTCTGCAATGTAACTTGTGATTGAGACTGCTGACAGCATTACCATATTGCTGCGTCATCACTTCAATCACGTGCTTAATCttgcaggagaagaaaaagaagagaaagaggaacaggaaggatTCAGAGAGTGACGGCAGCAGTAGTGAGTGCCAGTCGAAGAGGAGGCACCGTGACCACTCTGCCGACAGACaggacaaaaagaagaagaagcacaaGAAACATAAATCACACAAGCACAGCTGAGGGAGCTGACGCGCATGTTCCACTGCTgctgtgagacagagaggatgTGGTTGGGGCAAAAACCAGTTTCCAGCGGTATTTAATCAAGAAACGCTTGTATTAGAATGAATTCACCATCCAGGTTAATTTAAGGAAAGGTTTAAATGATCCTGcccttatttatttaaagcGCACATAAAGCTCCAATCCTCTaataatcaaataaaatgacattGAGTGCCCTGCAGTAACCTCAGACCCGCCCCCAGTTTTTATGTATGTAACCAGATAAGTGTAACCAATATGGCAGCTGGTTGCTCTCCCTCCAGAAACTCACATATTAGTTTACATCTCTCAGTTTATTTTATTCTAGGGTGTCTGTTAAATAATTGTGAGGGGTTTAACatacaaaacatttaaataatccGCAGTACGAGAACAAGAGCACACAAGAAGTagtaaaacacaaacaggatgtTTAACACATCCTAAATGAGTGTGACAGGAACCTCCAGCTTTCATGATATCCTGAGGTGGTCCACTGCTTATTGTGTGTTAGACGccacaaaggtgtgtttgtgtacttATCCTCTGGTGAACTGCTCACAGTACACACAATCCCCATCCGGCATGATGACTCTTGGCCTtcattaaatatgttttttccaAATACATGCGTTTTGATGCTTTTGTGTTCTAAATCACATGAAAGAACCTGATTGACAATTTTATTTAGACCCTCATTTTTGATTAAAAGGTCTCACCTCAGACTTGCATCATCTGTCCCATGTGATCAAATTGATCAGATGTGTCATAAGTGGGTTAGATAAGTGGCTCTCGTGCAGTGAGAGGTAGTATTGCAAGATAAGAATTCTGAGCTGCACAAATCATGGCTTGTTAGTGCAATGGCTGGTAAATGACAACTGGAACATTTCTTAAGAGTACTACCTTATTTTATGGtatggttaaaaaaacccaGTATGTCCTAATATGTATCGTGCATCACAAATAGCTGCTATACTGAGATACAGAGTTTAACTTTATTGAGGGGGTTCTTAAGATTCATTATGGCTCATTTAATCATTGATAAACATGCAGGATTAGCAAGTTGGTGCATCTGTATTTATGTCAACCTGTTCTTCAATGTGCAACCAGATCCATGTCATTTAAATAGAACAAGCAAGTAAATAACGTACAGTTGAACGTTTACACACACCTTTGCCAAATACATGTAAACATTTCCTTTGACAAAGTTTATTCCTAGTAAATATCCCTTGTTTTCTGACAGTTTGGACAATGTGAAATTGCTCAGTGGATCGTCCGGTGTCGCCCCCTTAGTCCAAAAACAGTCCCACTGCGTTGcctggagactctaaattgtGAGATGAATAGGGGATTTTAGCGCGAACATTGCACACCCACACCCGTTCCAGTGAACCGAAAGGATAAAGCAGACTTGTCCAGGTCTGTTTGCCTTAAAAACATTGACTTTAAACTTGTTGCCAGAAGGAGCTACCTTGCTCACCAAGGTCATTATTCATCCTAAGATCAGGTTTTCAATCAAAACTAAGTGAGCAGCTTTTATTTCAGGTCGGAATGATGTGAATCGTTGTTGGCTCATGATTAGATGTGGGATAATCCAGCACCCTTTCACCTCTTCACTTTTTCCCATAGTTGGCAGTCTGACAGTAACATGACATCAATCTTCCGTGTGAGGGAATGATCCCAATTTAGAAAGCATGCAAACGTCCCTGTCGCCTTTAGCACTTCTAAAGCCCCCCCCTCGCAACAAGCAGGCGGGTACAACACCGTCGCCTCAGTCATGGACAGAACTTCCCAGACTTTATGACCAGCTGTGATGGAAACATTAACATAACTTGAATTTGATCACAGCAACTCTTAACGTTAGATTCTTAAAGGAACAGTTGCCTTTTCTTGTTCCTTGACCCTTTAAAGTCAAATGATCATAAACTTTCCAAGACAATTTAACTACTTTGTCCAAAAGATTTTATTCAATCAGCAGGCAAACTTCAAACAAATTTATTTTCCAGTTTGGAGGCACCTTGCACAACATAATctttaaacaaaaatacaaagGCCAAGAatttgaagggggggggttcttcAGTGACAGAAACATTAGAACAGGGGTTTTACAGTCAACGGCGATGTCAATAGTGGTCATGACAGTGAATGAGCAGCAATCAATGGACAGTTTGTCTTGATGCGAGGTCTTTGTAGGGTCAAGACCATCGGCGGATTCAGGTAGGCGCTGGCCAGAGGTTTGGGTGTTGGGTTTTTACTCTGCCTTTTCATAATGGCGCGTGCAAACGACTTTTCCAAGTGTGAGTGTCTGCAGAGAGAGTTAGAGTGAGAGACTATACAACCGGGGACATGCCTGCAGATGGTGAAACATCAGACAGGGGCACTGACCAGAGTGAGGCTCTTGTCGTTGACCTCCCTGACCAGAGTGGTCTCTTTATCATCCCACTTCTGTGCGTGCACCATCTTTCCATCTACGATATTAACGGTGGACTGCAGGAAGCAAGGGAAAACAATGGGGACATGTCAGACATCTGGAAACACCATTATACTTCATAACTAAAAATGTTACGAGTAAAACAGATGTTTCCACCTGGAATTCCAAATAATTAAAGTAGCCAACTGGAAAACTGTTTAGTTTACTCTtgtttaaaatgcaataaatctAGAAAGCCATTGTTATAATAAAACCTCTCACCTTAACATTCCTGCCATCTGCAGTGGACTCATCAAACTCCTCTCCCAGCTTGAAGGAGATTTCTGTGTTCTTGAAGGTGCTTGAGGTCTTCAGTACCACCTTGTCGCCGTCTATGGAGATAATGGTGCTCGGTTTGGCCAGGCCCCCCATCTTGCGCAGAGCCACGCCCACACCTGTAGAGACCACGACACATGAACCTCCGAGCGTGCCGAGGCAGCAGAAAAGGTGCAATACATGAACGAATGGTTTGCATTCGACCTTGAAGAGCCAATGAGCCACTCAGGAATTTGGATAATGGGGATTTCATTTCAAGAAAACATCAGGATAttcaggaaaaggagaaaacccCACAGTGACAAACTTTGGAAGTCAAGAGGACATGGAGCAAAGATTATGGCTGTCCATTCACCAGTGCGAACCTTGGCCAATCAAAGTACAGGATTTGATTGAAATTGACAACTTTAGGAGGCTGGGATCAATTGGCCCACCTCATTTAATCTTTACACCCTTATCTTTGCCTGCAGCATGTTCTTTAAACACTGCAGGGTCCCTGACCTGAAGGCCTGTCTGGGCAGGTTCATGTTTATACATGAATAAGTGTGTGGGTCTGCACATTGTTGCTTTACCTTTagctcctgcacacacaggtTCTGTTTGTCCTGCTTGCTGCACAAGAATCAGAAATAACTTCATTTTGGTGGGGGCATGTTGGCTGTACCCCAACTTCAACAGGGCTAGAGAACCACATCAGTcatcagaggtgtgtgtgttgcctcaTCGGGCAGAAGGATTGAGGTTGGTTAATGATTCTACAGTTTCTATATCGACTATGACATTCGAGTCCAATTTAATACCACTCGAGGTCACGGACAGAAATCAGTAAATCAAATTCTTGTCCCGTTTACCGTTTCACATGGGCCCGTCTTCAATTCCTCCCATGACTTCAGACAAAGAGCAGCCTTCACAAGAGGTCATCTCCAATGCGAGTGTAAAAGGGGGCCATTCATGCTTAACCCACACTGGGTTGCTGCTTTTATATCCCCACTCTAAGCGggcccctccctcctctccagcATTTCTGCCATGTGGTCAACCGCTCTACCCTCGTCCAcccccatccctcccttcccccgTGCATTCGCGTTCGGGCCACGTTGCTCTTTCACCTCAATTCAGCATCTCggccctcttcctccccactgctgtgcattttaaacacaccTAGAAGCTCCCCTTTGCTCCATTTCCACATGCGGCGGCGTGCAGCGTCGGCAGCATCCACCTCCCTTTGacacgcgcgcacgcatgcTCCCCTAAGTGGACACCGAAGACTGCACACTCACCCAGCTCCTTCATGTAGTCGTCGAATTTCTCGCTTGAAATGAGGTTCCATGTTCCGACAAAAGCTTCGGCCATATCTGCAGTGAGCGGCAACAAAACGAGGAATGAACAGGACTGACGAGTCGGTGAACCAGCGCTTCAGAACGGTGCCGCGCGCCCACTGGCTGATTTATACCGGCTGTTCGTGACGTCACCTACAGaacagtgggcggggccagcgtTTGGCCGACCGAGCGCGTGCAGTTAAAACGAACGAAAATCGTGTTTTTCGAAGGATTTGCTTGCGATTTGTTTAgtctttgcatttttattccGAGTTCATCATCGAAACATGAAGCAAATGCAGTTGCAGGAAAATGTTCTGCATAAATCCGAGCAACTTCTTTCCTCTCGGTGATAATATTTAAAATTAATCTCCCCGGTTGGGCTTTGGTGCAAAAATGTTATCACCTTCGTTTGCATGTTGCAGATGAGGACATGATTACAACGACCGATTGCGTTTACTGATTGTGTGttcaacatgggacccccttcccgtgggctcaccacctgcaggtggggccaagggggtcggttgcattgtgtgttgggtggcggctgaaggcagggaccttggtggtctgatccctggctgcaGAAACTAGCTTCTTTCCCTCGGTTATAGTATTTCAAATCAATCTCTCCGGTTGGGCTTTGGTGCCAAAATGTTATCACTTTCATTTGCATGTTGCAAATGAGGACATGACTAGAAAGACAAATTGTGTTTTCACTTTAGATTTAAGGCGGTCATCATTTAAATCATAAATATATCATAAATGCGTGACATAAACACAGCCCATTGGTTGATTGTCCTGAAGGACAGCGGGCTAGTCCAATGAAATCTCTCCGCCcgcccctctctccccccttgaCCAAGGTTATCACATTTAGCCTTTTGAGTTCCAGAGTTGGGGGGTTTTTGTTGCACAATCACTCCCACTGCGTTCACAGGCTTTCCGAATGGTGGACAGTTTGGTGTGCAACAATAGCAGCACAGAAGAAGGAGAAGTAGCTATTAAGGGGGATTTAGATGAGAGACTTTAGGGACAGATGAAGGGGAATTTCAGATTTGATACTCCAAGTCTACTTTTGATTTGGGGGCAATTGAGAGTCTGCAGCCTGCATGACTGgctaatggattttttttaatttaaaaaaaaaaaaagccttttagcATGATCACAGATTTGAAAAGACATCTAAAACCGTGCGATGCGTTGAAATGAGGTacagaggtgaaggagggagggtcACGGAGTCAGTGACAGAAAAGATTGAGCCTGGGGGGATGGTGAGGGTGCTGGTGTGACTGATTGATCTTTTTTTAAGCGTCTGGTGCTGTGTCCTAATCAACCAGTGTTCCTGACCTTAGTCTTTTCCAGCTCACAATGTGGAAAATATTGTGTGTATATTGCACATCTACTGATCAGGGCATTGCATGGTTAGTGTGTTACTCCAGGAGTGTTttgcacatacacatgcacgcacactctGTGCACAGTTGTCCCAAAAGTCTCAATTGCATTTAGCTAAAAAGTTTGTATACCACCTGTGGCGAGGTCGTTGCATTTAGCCCCATACAATTTacaaatgatcatttaaaaaaagatttttcatGAATTGTTTAGTACTTCAATATTTCCACAATGAGTTTGCAAGTCTTTAGATTGTTTTCTGAAGTGTGATGATTGCATTTTTTGTTCTTATGCTAATTGCAGCATCTAGTGTCTTCACCAGGAATTGATAATTAGTGTATCCagtcatccatccgtccgtccgtccatccaaccacccatgtcacagccccttttccccagttccctcctgtcccagtacttttccactgccctgctcacaccacaccctctgatcaccacacctgctctcagtcactgatcacacacctgctctcagtcactgatcacacacctgccctcattcatcaatcagctcacctaccagtgtatatattctccagcctcacattcactcagtgccagattgttcttctgcgtccatgcaagactttccagcgttgtttccctgctggATTGCCCATTGCCGACCCTGCCtctcttcgttctgcctgccttgcctgttccccggaaaacctacctgctttctgctcctgactacgacttctgcctcagcgtctctggttcctgtctgctcacctggtttcgacttctccgcccggccccgacttcgctgctgctcgtcccactccctgagcctgcaacccatagactttgtgcgggcccagaagaacggactattacctgtgtttcctggtctgcctgagttcctgtttgcccgtgtgttaataaaagtctttactacggtccagctttccagagtgctgcttttgggtcctaaactgcacccgtcacaacCCACCCATTTTCAAGTCCTTTGGTTAACCTGATAGAGATTAGCATTAGCCTACAGCTAAAAAATCCTGTAAACAAACCCATTTTAACACCGTAAATTGCTTTGGATTGCTGCTAAGTGACTAAAATGTCGTACTAATGGGAGGAGGGAGCCAAATCCTCCTGTGTTGTGGGACAATGATGTAAACGTTGTGAGAAACAGACTTTTGTTGAACTTTAAGCGCAAACATGTCTATActtgaaaaaaataattatgtgCTTGGGGGTGGacaggcccacacacacacacacacacacacacacacacacaaacctgtgcaCTGACACACCCACACAAGCAGTGGCATTCATTATTCTCAGAATCAACCTTTCTGCCTAGTGATTTAATGATATCATCTAGTCTGCATCTATGGGAGAGTTTTGTAATCTACATAACGGCACGTTACTGCACCGGACGGTGCTGTTGCGCAACGGGTCAGACACCCTGTCCCACTGCCCTTGACCACCATTTGCTCAGGGAGTGTGTCTAAACtctcacacgtgtgtgtgtcagacggaacacatttgttgtttgtAAATCTCTGACATTTGACATAAACAGGTGTGAGTGGGAGACATGGAAAATAACAGAGGTGGGAtgaggaaagaggaggtgaaaggTCATAGGGATTGAACTCTGAATGTGTTGGCAATCTGTTCCCAATACCATTTATTTGTTTAGTCTTGCGCAACCTTCTGACATAGTGCTGCGAGATGTCACTGAGGTTAACCATAAAACTGAATGTCAGGCTATTTACTGTAATGCACACACCCTTAAGGCTGGGATAAATTCAGTGTTCTAAATAATATAACGTGAACGTCCTGCAGGTGGTCTCCTTAGTGGAGATCCTGAGTGGAGATTGCTGGATtttgtaaataataataaatattcagGCTGgtgtttctctttcttcatAACCTGCTTTTGACACTTCAATCTTTCAAATACACCGCACAACCTGTGTTGCACCTTAACATGCAACCTTATTCAGGTTGTCTGTTGTTCTGAGGAGGTATGAATGTGGATCAATTCCAGTGTAGCTAAAAAAAGAACACTGTGAACCAGGgaaagctgctttttcttttggcATTCTTTAAGACTCTCTCATCCCAAAGGCTTTggggaaaatggtgaaaacATGTGTGAACGGCCACTCCCTGTTCTGCAGCGCAACTGCTCATCTGCTTCTCTGGAATAAGCTTGATGAGTGAATAATCTCCCTCATCGAGCTTTGAAGTTATCACAGAAGCTTGGGTTTGGCAACAAAGATAAACTTGATGCATCTATTCTGACACTGttttttaaaccaacaaacaaacaaacaaacaaacaattgtCGAAGCAACCATTAAGTCAACTCACTGAAATGGCAGATTAAAATGTTAGCAAGCAGATAAAGCTTGTCCTTAAGTACCCAGTGTTAAATAGTCAAGATGATTTGCAGATGTTAAACAAAAAAGTGTTCAAATTACTGAGCCCAGAAGAGTGGCCAAATGAACTAGATGAAAGAGACCCTCAGATAAAATTCCTGCATTCCATTGAATTCCTTGGTGGAACTAAAAGACCTGAGGTGTTTTCCcactattttatattttcagttCACAGATCAAACGTACAGCATAATTGCTATGTATGCCTCCAAGGGATTTCTAAGCTCAAATCCATGAAAACTTGATTAATTGCCAGCTGGATTGCTCATTTATCTAGAACCCCCCCGTCACGCTTCttctctctttgtttgttttctattCTGTGGCTTGGATTTACTTTGGGTAGAGTTGCGCCACCCGCTGGTTAGACACCAGTACTGCAAATTCAGTGCACGATTGAAACCACTCAAAAACCAAAATTACGGACATGGAGAAAGTTAAAAACAGAGTACACCGTATTCATATTATACCGCAACAATGAGTGTTCTTAAATACCAAAAGGaatgtaaacacacatttaaatgccGTTCGAGCACGCTTTATCACCATGGATACTGTTAACATGAGATCAGGATGTAAGAATTACTATTCCGGCTTTTAATCCTGGATTcatacaagtgtgtgtgtgtgtgtgtgtgtgtgtgtgtgtgtgtgtgtgtgtgtgcgtgtgtgtgtgtgtgtgtgagagagagaggggcggggggggggggggggggttagggtagAGAAGTGTTGAATTCCACGAGTAAAACTATGGTAACTGTTTTTAAGATTAGGAGTCCCTGTCGCCTGTGTGATTTTACTCTTAACATCCAGCATTCATTCAGTCATGAAAACAGGAAAGGTTGGCGTGTGAGAACATGCAAGCCCTGAAACCTTCTGCTCTACTGTCATTGAACAGCCTGATTTTCTAGATCATGCCAAGCCTAAATCTTGACATTGCCTGTTACTCATCGTTTTAGCCTCATAGACAATATTCTATCGATTATGTCTGTTGAGATAGTCTAGCAGACATTTAGGCTTCATGAACTAATCTGTCATTAAAAGtagatatttgttttatttgaataatGTCAGTATACTTCTCAACGAGTACAAAAAGCCCCATTTATTATAACATGTGTTCGGCAGATTGTCAACTACTTGACGCCAATTGTGTTGTTAATTATTAcacaaaagttaaaaaaaaaaaaccccaaaagataacattttagTTCACGTCTCAACCGTTTATCATCCACATATTAAATGTATAAAGTATTCTACTTTTTAAGTGAAGCCAGCAACAGACATAATTGAGCTTGTTATTTTGGTTTGTGGtcttaaatacaaaaataaaatcatacaGCTTCCGGTGTTGCTG from Takifugu rubripes chromosome 12, fTakRub1.2, whole genome shotgun sequence harbors:
- the fabp3 gene encoding fatty acid-binding protein, heart, producing MAEAFVGTWNLISSEKFDDYMKELGVGVALRKMGGLAKPSTIISIDGDKVVLKTSSTFKNTEISFKLGEEFDESTADGRNVKSTVNIVDGKMVHAQKWDDKETTLVREVNDKSLTLTLTLGKVVCTRHYEKAE